One window from the genome of Cyclobacterium amurskyense encodes:
- a CDS encoding right-handed parallel beta-helix repeat-containing protein: protein MKISSAIGLLLVFLIYVTPMAYATANQVKENGRTIYVAPNGDDKSEGTIDQPLASLIGARDWIRKHKKNNGATGPVTILIRGGEYEMLAPLELNPGDGGSEEAPVVYKAYPNEKPVFSGGKKLSGFKVNELGIWELELHESRYYKWRFDQLYVNGKRATLARTPNEGFMHIGAVKQNDWIKGTGRAVEKAQHVFSFDEENFSHLKGIADEDLENVRLRAYHKWNFTMRYLDKLDKDSAQVYTSGGGMPPWNPIKEGGRIVFENFAAALDEAGEWYLNSKGILYYIPLPGEHPENAEVIAPVLDNLVLVKGDAANGKPVEHVRFEGLSFMHCHYAVPPSGAEPSQAATMINAAVMLEGANHVDFVDCEISKTGQHALWYGKGCHNSTIERSYLHDLGGGGIYLGETRAHEGVNHTSHIKLHNNIIQTGGLEYPTAVGVWVGHSSDNEISHNDIGDFYYTGISVGWVWGYAESNAKRNTIVYNHIHHIGWTLLSDMAAVYTLGKSEGTVISNNIVHHVHAYSYGGWGLYTDEGSTGIVMENNLVYSTKTGGFHQHYGENNTIRNNIFAYAKMYQAQCTRVEEHRSFDFMNNIIVFDKGAVLQGAWEKIDIAMDNNMYWNTGGEKYDFNGKSFAEWQKFGHDQHSRIMNPRFKDPENFNFEFSSKKTIRRIGFKPFDLDASGVYGEEAWKEKAKLPESILAAFDREVKVNMEKE, encoded by the coding sequence ATGAAAATTAGTAGTGCTATTGGATTATTATTGGTTTTTCTCATATATGTTACCCCCATGGCCTATGCAACAGCAAATCAGGTTAAGGAAAATGGGCGCACAATCTATGTGGCTCCAAATGGAGACGATAAGAGTGAAGGAACGATAGACCAACCATTGGCCAGCCTTATAGGGGCTCGTGATTGGATCAGAAAACACAAAAAGAACAATGGGGCTACTGGCCCGGTTACCATCCTGATAAGAGGTGGAGAATACGAGATGTTGGCACCTCTGGAATTGAATCCAGGGGATGGTGGTTCCGAAGAAGCTCCAGTGGTGTACAAAGCCTATCCAAATGAAAAACCAGTGTTCAGTGGTGGGAAAAAACTATCAGGATTTAAGGTAAATGAACTGGGCATTTGGGAACTTGAACTCCATGAAAGCCGGTATTACAAATGGCGATTTGACCAATTGTATGTCAATGGGAAAAGGGCAACTCTGGCGCGTACACCCAATGAAGGCTTTATGCACATAGGCGCAGTGAAGCAAAATGATTGGATAAAAGGTACAGGAAGGGCAGTAGAAAAAGCCCAGCATGTGTTCTCTTTCGACGAAGAGAATTTTTCCCATTTAAAAGGGATTGCCGATGAGGATTTGGAAAATGTTCGACTCAGGGCTTATCACAAGTGGAATTTCACCATGCGGTATCTTGATAAATTGGATAAGGACAGTGCACAGGTATATACTTCGGGTGGAGGAATGCCACCTTGGAACCCAATCAAAGAAGGAGGGCGGATTGTATTCGAAAATTTTGCAGCAGCATTGGATGAAGCAGGAGAGTGGTATTTAAATTCGAAAGGAATCTTGTATTATATTCCTCTTCCAGGAGAGCATCCAGAAAATGCGGAAGTAATTGCTCCGGTGCTGGATAATCTGGTGTTGGTCAAAGGGGATGCTGCCAATGGTAAACCGGTTGAACATGTTCGTTTTGAAGGCCTTTCTTTTATGCATTGCCATTATGCGGTTCCTCCTTCCGGTGCTGAACCCAGTCAGGCAGCAACAATGATCAATGCCGCGGTAATGCTCGAAGGGGCCAACCATGTTGATTTTGTGGATTGTGAAATTTCTAAAACTGGCCAGCATGCGCTTTGGTATGGCAAAGGCTGTCATAATTCTACGATCGAACGAAGCTATTTACATGATCTTGGAGGAGGGGGAATTTACCTTGGAGAGACGAGAGCCCATGAAGGTGTCAACCATACCTCCCACATCAAACTGCACAATAATATTATACAGACCGGAGGTTTGGAGTATCCTACAGCTGTGGGGGTCTGGGTAGGCCATAGTTCTGACAATGAAATCAGCCACAATGATATAGGGGATTTTTATTATACAGGAATTTCTGTTGGATGGGTTTGGGGATATGCCGAAAGCAATGCCAAAAGGAATACCATCGTTTACAATCATATTCACCACATAGGCTGGACCCTTCTCAGCGATATGGCAGCGGTTTATACCCTGGGCAAATCAGAAGGAACAGTGATCAGTAACAATATTGTGCATCATGTACACGCCTATTCTTATGGTGGCTGGGGTTTGTATACAGATGAAGGCTCCACTGGTATAGTGATGGAAAATAACCTGGTATACAGTACCAAAACAGGTGGCTTTCATCAGCATTATGGGGAAAACAATACCATCCGGAATAATATCTTTGCCTATGCCAAAATGTACCAGGCCCAGTGCACAAGGGTGGAAGAACACAGGTCTTTTGATTTCATGAACAATATTATTGTCTTCGATAAAGGTGCGGTGTTGCAAGGTGCCTGGGAAAAGATTGACATTGCCATGGATAACAATATGTATTGGAATACGGGAGGAGAGAAATATGATTTTAATGGAAAAAGCTTTGCAGAATGGCAGAAGTTCGGGCATGATCAACACAGTAGGATCATGAACCCCCGTTTCAAAGATCCTGAAAACTTCAACTTTGAATTCAGTAGCAAGAAAACGATTAGGCGCATTGGCTTCAAACCATTTGACCTTGATGCAAGTGGGGTGTATGGAGAGGAGGCATGGAAAGAAAAAGCCAAGCTGCCCGAAAGCATATTGGCAGCCTTTGACAGGGAGGTAAAGGTGAATATGGAAAAGGAGTAG
- a CDS encoding type II toxin-antitoxin system PemK/MazF family toxin, with the protein MEIDQYQIILVNQDPTIGSEIKKTRPCVIIYPNEMNKYLRTLVIAPMTTSSKNYPTRIEVKHDNKIGWIVLDQIRTVDKGRIIRPLGRLSKPEIKELKAIIKETFVD; encoded by the coding sequence ATGGAAATAGACCAATATCAGATCATCTTGGTGAATCAAGATCCAACCATTGGGAGTGAAATAAAAAAGACCAGACCTTGTGTTATCATCTATCCCAACGAGATGAATAAATACCTCAGGACCCTTGTTATTGCGCCTATGACAACGAGTTCCAAAAACTATCCCACCAGAATTGAGGTAAAACATGACAACAAAATTGGTTGGATTGTTCTTGACCAAATTAGAACAGTTGATAAAGGACGTATTATAAGACCTTTGGGCCGGTTATCAAAACCAGAAATAAAAGAATTGAAAGCCATTATCAAAGAGACTTTCGTAGACTAA
- a CDS encoding AbrB/MazE/SpoVT family DNA-binding domain-containing protein translates to MEISVVKIGNSKGIRLSKTLIERYNIKGRIDLILEKDQIVLRPLATPRKGWEKAFKEMNENGDDKLLIDDVFEDDHLDEWK, encoded by the coding sequence ATGGAAATATCAGTGGTGAAAATTGGGAATTCTAAGGGGATCAGACTTAGTAAAACGCTTATAGAGCGCTATAATATTAAAGGTAGGATTGATTTAATTCTTGAGAAAGATCAAATTGTTCTAAGGCCATTAGCTACTCCCAGAAAAGGTTGGGAAAAAGCATTTAAAGAAATGAATGAAAATGGAGACGACAAACTTTTGATTGATGATGTCTTTGAAGACGACCACCTAGACGAATGGAAATAG
- a CDS encoding helix-turn-helix domain-containing protein translates to MLKPIKTSKDHDNYLARAYELMQLDLKPNSKESDELEVLSILIEAYEKTKYPIESPNPIEAILFRIDQLGMSKSELSKLLGSRSRASEILKGKRKLSITMIRKLNQELGISAQTLIQDYEMVDG, encoded by the coding sequence ATGTTAAAGCCAATAAAGACTAGTAAAGATCATGACAATTACCTTGCTCGTGCATATGAGCTGATGCAATTGGACTTAAAACCTAATTCTAAAGAATCCGATGAATTGGAAGTTCTAAGTATTCTTATAGAAGCATATGAAAAAACAAAGTATCCGATTGAATCTCCAAATCCAATCGAAGCCATATTGTTTAGAATAGATCAATTAGGAATGTCGAAAAGTGAACTTAGTAAATTACTTGGTTCAAGAAGTAGAGCGAGTGAAATATTAAAGGGAAAGCGGAAATTGAGTATTACAATGATCCGAAAGCTCAATCAAGAGCTTGGGATTTCAGCCCAAACACTAATTCAAGACTATGAAATGGTTGATGGTTGA
- a CDS encoding type II toxin-antitoxin system HigB family toxin: MGTFVIFVLFMRVIAVNTIREYWVKYPNTEQALKSWLQEIEQSNWETPQDLKVKYRNASIITGKRTVFNINGNKYRLIVDIEYRLKIVFIVWFGTHAEYDLINSKTVTYVKANKD; encoded by the coding sequence ATGGGAACATTTGTTATATTTGTATTGTTTATGAGGGTAATTGCAGTAAATACAATACGAGAATATTGGGTGAAGTACCCAAATACTGAGCAAGCACTTAAATCTTGGTTACAAGAAATAGAACAATCCAATTGGGAAACACCTCAAGATTTAAAGGTAAAATACAGAAATGCATCAATAATAACTGGAAAGAGAACTGTCTTCAATATTAATGGCAATAAATATAGATTGATTGTAGACATAGAATATCGCTTGAAAATTGTATTTATTGTATGGTTTGGTACGCATGCTGAATATGATTTAATAAATTCAAAAACTGTAACATATGTTAAAGCCAATAAAGACTAG
- a CDS encoding glycoside hydrolase family protein translates to MRFSKYFLTLFILFLLHLQATKAQTSQKIKGQLQAISEDNIFLSEDYFNWGGSILKGEDGMYHLFYSRWPKSSQFTGWLLYSEIAHAVSTKPSGPWKYQATVLKGRGKGHWDAITAHNPKIKNFNGKYYLYYISTNMGENESYSDKELQETSTTGYSHPNWKILRPNQRTGVAVAESLDGPWERSDKPLIEPSGPISTLTVNPAIDRGKDGKYYLIVKGDKPNDENFVRNQAMAIGDSPTGPFIIQPKPVIDYMDTEDMSLWYDQTSEKYYGIFHSHTFIGLVSSEDGIHWDKAEEYEIMTKAIPTQKGEDIKPDRMERPFVYQEKGVVKVLGLACKLENESFIVTIPVKENIQY, encoded by the coding sequence ATGCGCTTTAGCAAATACTTCCTAACTCTTTTTATACTCTTTTTACTGCACTTACAAGCCACAAAGGCGCAAACTTCTCAAAAAATCAAAGGCCAGCTCCAAGCCATTTCAGAGGACAATATTTTTCTTTCTGAGGATTACTTCAATTGGGGAGGCTCCATTCTGAAAGGGGAAGATGGCATGTATCACCTGTTTTATTCCAGATGGCCAAAATCCAGCCAATTCACCGGATGGTTGCTTTACTCAGAAATAGCCCATGCAGTTTCTACCAAGCCAAGTGGCCCGTGGAAATATCAGGCAACAGTCCTAAAAGGGCGAGGAAAAGGGCATTGGGATGCTATAACAGCTCATAACCCAAAAATAAAAAACTTTAATGGAAAGTATTATTTGTATTATATCTCTACGAATATGGGAGAAAATGAAAGCTATTCCGACAAAGAACTCCAAGAAACCAGTACAACAGGCTATAGTCATCCCAACTGGAAAATTCTACGCCCAAACCAAAGAACCGGTGTTGCCGTGGCTGAAAGCCTTGATGGCCCATGGGAACGATCTGATAAGCCATTGATAGAACCATCGGGTCCTATCAGCACCCTAACGGTCAACCCTGCAATTGACCGGGGGAAGGATGGAAAGTATTACCTCATTGTTAAAGGGGATAAACCCAATGATGAAAATTTTGTGCGCAATCAAGCCATGGCTATAGGTGATAGCCCCACAGGACCTTTCATCATTCAACCAAAGCCAGTAATCGATTATATGGACACTGAAGACATGTCCTTATGGTATGACCAAACCAGCGAGAAATACTATGGGATATTTCATTCCCACACTTTTATTGGTTTGGTAAGCTCTGAAGATGGAATCCACTGGGATAAGGCTGAAGAATATGAAATCATGACCAAAGCCATCCCAACCCAGAAAGGGGAAGACATCAAGCCCGACAGGATGGAAAGGCCTTTTGTATATCAAGAAAAAGGAGTCGTAAAGGTATTAGGCCTGGCCTGTAAGTTGGAAAATGAATCGTTTATAGTTACCATTCCTGTAAAAGAAAATATTCAATATTAG
- a CDS encoding sulfatase has protein sequence MIKQSVKIFLLGLLVGMSFSKVRGSDIPKKNKQPNIVFFFVGDMGWLDTSVPFYKEVTALNERYHTPNMERLAREGMKFTQAYASAVCTPSRVSLMTGVNAARHKVTNWTLIKDESPDNDDEVVKSPDWNLNGLSPIPNIPHTFFHPENLPLLLSQNEYRTIHVGKAHFGALGTPGENPLNLGFDLNIGGNAAGGPGSYLGIHNFSSTWKGSGNTLLDLPGLEAYHGEAIYLTEALTREGLKAVSKAVEDDKPFYLYLSHYANHPPREKDERFYQNYIDQGLNELEATYASMIEGMDNSLGDIMDHLEKLGVNDNTIVVFMSDNGPHPQVPQNLPLRGHKLGPYEGGIRVPLLVKWPTVTLPGTVSEDCIIIEDIFPTFLEMAGLNSLVNKSIDGQSFVPILKGEPSKSADRPLLWHFPNTYFSPPYSAVRKGNWKLIYYHVDQKFELFNLKDDIGESTELSNTNKIKTKEMAELMTKLLKETGAQMPTIIATGRFVPYPDQVYSLH, from the coding sequence ATGATAAAACAATCAGTAAAAATTTTTCTTTTAGGCCTTCTGGTTGGTATGTCATTCAGTAAAGTACGTGGATCGGATATTCCTAAAAAGAATAAACAACCGAATATCGTCTTCTTTTTTGTAGGAGACATGGGCTGGCTAGATACTTCGGTGCCATTTTATAAAGAGGTGACTGCACTTAACGAAAGGTATCATACTCCGAATATGGAGAGATTAGCCCGAGAGGGAATGAAATTCACACAAGCTTATGCCAGTGCTGTCTGTACTCCCTCCAGAGTAAGTTTAATGACGGGGGTAAATGCTGCCAGACATAAGGTTACCAACTGGACCTTAATAAAAGATGAATCCCCTGATAATGATGACGAAGTGGTAAAGTCTCCCGATTGGAATCTAAACGGCCTGAGCCCAATCCCAAATATTCCTCACACCTTCTTTCATCCAGAAAATTTACCTCTGCTATTGAGTCAAAATGAATATAGGACCATTCATGTAGGGAAAGCACATTTTGGGGCCTTAGGTACTCCGGGAGAGAATCCATTAAACTTGGGTTTTGACCTTAACATTGGTGGAAATGCAGCAGGTGGCCCTGGGAGCTATCTAGGTATCCATAATTTTAGCTCCACCTGGAAAGGTTCTGGCAACACTTTATTGGATTTGCCCGGCTTGGAAGCTTACCATGGTGAAGCCATTTACCTAACTGAAGCACTGACCAGAGAAGGGCTAAAAGCTGTATCAAAGGCGGTTGAAGACGACAAACCTTTTTACCTGTACCTATCACATTATGCCAATCACCCGCCTAGGGAAAAGGATGAACGCTTTTACCAAAATTACATAGATCAAGGCCTAAATGAATTGGAGGCCACTTATGCATCAATGATTGAAGGCATGGACAATTCCTTGGGAGACATTATGGATCATCTGGAAAAACTCGGTGTGAATGACAATACAATTGTCGTTTTTATGTCAGACAACGGACCCCATCCGCAGGTACCTCAGAACCTACCCTTGAGAGGACATAAATTAGGTCCATATGAAGGAGGTATCAGGGTACCCCTGTTGGTCAAGTGGCCAACTGTAACCCTTCCGGGAACAGTTTCAGAGGATTGTATTATTATTGAGGATATCTTCCCAACCTTTTTAGAAATGGCAGGATTGAATAGCCTGGTAAATAAAAGCATAGATGGTCAAAGCTTTGTTCCTATTTTAAAAGGGGAGCCTTCTAAATCCGCAGACAGACCACTACTATGGCACTTCCCAAACACCTATTTTAGCCCACCTTATAGTGCCGTCAGAAAGGGAAACTGGAAACTGATCTACTACCATGTGGATCAAAAATTTGAATTGTTCAATTTAAAGGATGATATCGGTGAATCCACAGAGCTAAGCAATACTAATAAGATTAAAACCAAAGAAATGGCTGAATTGATGACAAAGTTATTGAAAGAGACCGGAGCACAAATGCCAACAATAATTGCTACCGGACGATTCGTGCCCTATCCTGATCAGGTATATAGCCTGCATTAA
- a CDS encoding DUF1566 domain-containing protein translates to MKSRVLSYLPMVLSLIGTLSISSCSLFEKDACAELTCQNGGICNEGICDCPVGYLGSSCDSFDPTQVQTLLDKGQTPKKLFDGGILLDSLYGKTYKEGLIFYLNTTDGTGMVAAKTDQSEASEWGCHRIDFEGLNNVQDEPMDSDAETIDGARVGDGMANTMQIKCDNMEGTATDVCRALGTEWFLPSRAELYLMYTNLHVNGYGGFAADYYWSSTEQNGYTAWAHGFENGHQAIGSKSIKTYIRAARAF, encoded by the coding sequence ATGAAAAGTAGAGTATTGAGTTATTTACCAATGGTTCTCTCGTTAATAGGTACCCTATCCATCTCTTCTTGTAGTCTATTCGAAAAAGATGCTTGCGCCGAGCTTACATGTCAAAACGGAGGTATATGCAATGAAGGCATTTGTGACTGTCCTGTCGGTTATCTCGGGTCAAGTTGTGATTCATTTGATCCGACTCAAGTCCAAACATTATTGGATAAAGGTCAAACGCCAAAGAAATTGTTTGATGGGGGGATTCTCTTAGATAGTCTATACGGCAAGACTTATAAAGAGGGATTAATCTTCTACCTAAACACCACTGATGGAACGGGAATGGTAGCAGCTAAGACAGATCAGAGTGAGGCTTCAGAATGGGGATGTCACCGAATAGATTTTGAAGGGTTAAATAACGTTCAGGACGAACCTATGGATAGTGATGCAGAAACAATAGATGGAGCAAGAGTAGGTGATGGGATGGCTAACACAATGCAAATTAAATGCGATAATATGGAAGGTACCGCCACAGATGTATGTCGAGCCCTTGGCACCGAGTGGTTTTTACCATCACGGGCTGAGTTATATTTGATGTACACTAATCTTCATGTAAATGGATATGGTGGTTTTGCTGCTGATTATTACTGGAGTTCTACTGAGCAAAATGGCTATACTGCCTGGGCCCATGGCTTCGAAAATGGACATCAGGCAATTGGTAGCAAGTCCATCAAAACTTATATTCGTGCTGCTCGGGCTTTTTAA
- a CDS encoding ligand-binding sensor domain-containing protein, whose amino-acid sequence MYNYIKINGLGLALAVMAMGCGRTTEADHVPEKQATSHTDTAFVQEYHEGFVVHKEIAAANDVRAIHLVAEEEVWIATGHGVYKKSKIARDWEQMLPEENIGPAYDLDSDASGKVWLASWDGVYAMENNALVKVPGPKPPIAKVLSTDEGVYAFGPYGIWLYSNNQWESKNFTNARSIRAVLSDKNGGLWLGTDIGLYHCKEEQTIAYQKNDDLISAYVKGLDFDEQGNLWVAGLGGVTIRNGDRVIDKKEPADGITNIHVNFVKKAPDGKMWAGTDYGITRFQPGESDYSVRLSQRWLRADEVRDIDFDAKGNAWVATADGVSVIRRKKMNLAEKADYFYDQLITRHVREPGIVARFKLEVPGDTSSIVADDDDNDGEYTAMYLAMESFRYAVTKSEEAKKRAKKAFDFLHLLREVTGRDGFFARTVVPINWDRPMHDMNRTYTERELAEAIIDNPRAKPVEVRWHPSADGKWLWKGDTSSDEFAGHFFGYYWYYFLVADEAEKKRIAAHVEQIMDHLLRNDFYLVGVDGKPTKWGVWSPKSLNDDPEWLPEKPLNSLEILSFLKFAHAITGKAAYQEAYIKLIKVHGYLENAKQLYTTNPAFETYFDIYMALYIYPPLINLEEDPELKAEYRKHLDQWFAKFKATQSPLLNFTYNLLTGETEELGASVFFLQDAPLSLVDWAIDNGRREDLHLVRSPILEEVQVNELRPPSEYRTMRWDRNPYLAVSGDPSQEKEPVYWLLPYWMGRYQQLIK is encoded by the coding sequence ATGTACAACTATATTAAAATCAATGGCCTAGGTCTTGCCTTGGCTGTTATGGCCATGGGCTGTGGAAGAACCACTGAAGCAGACCATGTTCCTGAAAAGCAGGCGACAAGCCATACTGATACTGCCTTTGTACAGGAATATCATGAGGGATTTGTGGTTCATAAAGAGATTGCCGCCGCCAATGATGTTCGTGCCATTCATTTGGTTGCTGAAGAAGAGGTATGGATTGCTACCGGGCATGGTGTTTACAAAAAGTCCAAAATAGCAAGGGATTGGGAACAAATGCTTCCTGAAGAAAATATAGGACCTGCCTATGACTTGGATTCAGACGCTTCAGGAAAGGTTTGGCTGGCCTCATGGGATGGGGTTTATGCTATGGAGAACAATGCACTGGTTAAAGTTCCCGGACCAAAACCTCCTATCGCCAAGGTGCTTAGTACCGACGAAGGTGTCTATGCCTTTGGTCCTTATGGAATTTGGTTGTACAGCAATAATCAATGGGAGTCCAAGAATTTCACCAATGCCAGAAGTATTCGTGCAGTACTTTCGGACAAGAATGGTGGGCTTTGGTTGGGGACCGATATAGGATTGTACCATTGCAAAGAAGAGCAAACAATAGCCTATCAAAAAAATGATGACCTGATCAGTGCCTATGTCAAGGGGCTGGATTTTGATGAGCAAGGTAATCTATGGGTTGCAGGACTCGGGGGTGTCACCATAAGAAATGGGGACAGGGTAATCGATAAAAAAGAGCCAGCCGATGGCATTACCAATATCCATGTGAATTTTGTGAAAAAAGCCCCTGACGGTAAAATGTGGGCAGGAACTGATTATGGGATTACCCGCTTTCAGCCGGGAGAAAGTGACTATTCTGTCCGTTTAAGCCAACGTTGGCTAAGGGCTGATGAGGTTAGAGACATTGATTTTGATGCCAAAGGAAATGCCTGGGTGGCAACTGCGGATGGGGTCAGTGTGATTCGGAGAAAGAAAATGAACCTGGCCGAAAAGGCGGATTATTTCTATGATCAGTTGATTACAAGACATGTTAGAGAACCCGGGATAGTGGCAAGGTTTAAACTGGAAGTGCCCGGAGATACCAGTAGTATAGTTGCTGATGATGACGACAATGACGGGGAATATACGGCCATGTACCTGGCCATGGAGTCTTTCCGCTATGCAGTCACCAAGTCTGAAGAGGCAAAAAAACGGGCAAAGAAAGCCTTTGACTTTTTGCACCTTTTGAGAGAGGTTACCGGCAGGGACGGCTTTTTTGCCCGGACAGTTGTTCCTATAAATTGGGACAGGCCAATGCACGACATGAACAGGACTTATACGGAGAGAGAATTGGCAGAAGCCATCATCGATAATCCAAGGGCTAAGCCTGTGGAAGTTCGTTGGCATCCTTCAGCGGATGGCAAATGGTTGTGGAAGGGAGATACCAGTAGTGATGAATTTGCCGGACATTTTTTTGGCTATTACTGGTATTATTTTCTTGTGGCTGATGAGGCCGAAAAGAAAAGAATAGCAGCCCATGTGGAGCAAATCATGGATCATCTTTTGAGAAATGACTTCTATTTGGTTGGTGTAGATGGCAAGCCTACCAAATGGGGTGTTTGGTCACCAAAAAGCTTGAACGATGACCCTGAATGGTTACCGGAGAAACCCTTGAATTCACTGGAGATACTGTCCTTTCTTAAGTTTGCCCATGCCATTACCGGCAAAGCAGCCTATCAAGAGGCTTATATAAAGTTAATCAAAGTGCATGGGTATTTGGAAAATGCCAAGCAATTGTATACGACCAATCCGGCGTTTGAAACCTATTTTGATATATACATGGCCCTGTACATTTATCCACCACTAATTAACTTGGAAGAAGATCCTGAACTAAAGGCCGAATACCGCAAGCATTTGGACCAATGGTTTGCTAAATTTAAAGCTACCCAAAGTCCATTGCTTAATTTTACCTACAACCTTTTGACAGGGGAGACTGAGGAGCTGGGGGCTTCAGTATTTTTCCTTCAGGATGCCCCCTTGAGTTTGGTGGATTGGGCTATTGACAATGGCCGTAGAGAAGACCTGCATCTGGTAAGATCGCCGATTTTGGAAGAGGTTCAGGTAAATGAATTGAGGCCGCCCAGCGAATACCGCACCATGCGTTGGGATAGAAATCCCTATTTGGCAGTTTCAGGTGATCCTTCCCAAGAGAAAGAACCGGTTTACTGGCTTTTGCCCTATTGGATGGGAAGGTATCAACAATTGATTAAGTAG
- a CDS encoding polysaccharide deacetylase family protein, with protein sequence MQIKIFSSLFLASLLIISSCGQKSTSAEVQETETKTPANWAERLGYPEGKKVIMLHADDIGMSPEANTAAKEMLLAGDIQSAAAMPPCPNFEEIIDWAIEHPEIDLGLHLALTSEWKTWRWSSVAPAEEVPGLIDEEGMLWRSVEDVVAHASAEEVATEVRAQIEKSLALGYRPDHIDTHMGTLYGDPKYAIVYLKMAMEYGIPANAIDLSNPEVVEIFRQGGYPITDEVVDFMATYTLPKLDFFTSAPKADTYEEKKEAFKELIRSLKPGLTEIIFHPSADTEQLKTITGSWQQRIWEAEMFADPDLKQFFEDEGIIFTDWKEIMKRFNS encoded by the coding sequence ATGCAAATCAAGATATTTTCTAGCCTCTTTCTGGCATCGCTGTTAATCATAAGTTCCTGTGGTCAAAAAAGTACTTCTGCTGAAGTGCAAGAAACCGAGACCAAAACCCCGGCCAATTGGGCCGAAAGACTGGGCTATCCGGAAGGAAAAAAAGTCATTATGCTGCATGCAGATGACATTGGCATGAGTCCTGAAGCCAATACTGCAGCCAAAGAAATGCTGTTGGCCGGCGATATCCAATCAGCCGCAGCCATGCCTCCTTGTCCTAATTTTGAAGAGATCATTGACTGGGCCATAGAACATCCCGAAATAGACCTTGGCTTGCATCTTGCCTTGACCAGTGAATGGAAAACCTGGCGTTGGTCTTCTGTTGCTCCGGCGGAAGAAGTACCCGGCCTTATTGACGAGGAAGGGATGTTATGGCGCTCTGTGGAAGATGTGGTTGCCCATGCTTCTGCGGAGGAAGTGGCCACAGAAGTTAGGGCGCAGATCGAAAAATCCCTTGCCCTGGGCTACCGTCCTGATCATATCGATACGCATATGGGTACCTTATATGGCGACCCCAAATATGCCATCGTTTACCTTAAAATGGCCATGGAATACGGTATTCCTGCCAATGCCATTGACCTTTCAAACCCTGAGGTGGTGGAGATTTTTAGACAGGGAGGTTACCCCATCACCGATGAAGTGGTAGATTTTATGGCTACTTACACCTTGCCCAAATTGGATTTCTTTACCAGTGCACCAAAGGCAGATACCTATGAAGAGAAAAAGGAAGCTTTTAAAGAATTGATCCGCTCACTGAAACCCGGATTGACAGAAATCATTTTCCACCCTTCTGCAGATACGGAACAGTTGAAAACCATCACCGGTTCTTGGCAACAAAGGATTTGGGAAGCGGAAATGTTTGCTGATCCGGACTTGAAACAATTCTTCGAAGATGAAGGTATCATCTTCACCGATTGGAAAGAAATCATGAAGCGTTTTAATTCCTAA